From a single Fundidesulfovibrio terrae genomic region:
- a CDS encoding protein phosphatase CheZ, which produces MTGPDTMIDGLMDKYMDDMVDSLKSAITQAVEKELSRSLTRSLLQSEFYKRISDDMRNGLQSIYKELSNARQEESGTGIVKEKKRADQLFSEAADQLDKILSTTEQATGEIMDIVEKHMDMQSKSNQILHSLKSGGVTKEQLGDLREMSDSLNADLMTIMTTLSFQDLTGQRIKRIIGAIKNVEAIVLDLYLSTGLKVKAHEEAPDMDLDQIEAEADKKVNELKGPQVGTSQASVDDLLASLGM; this is translated from the coding sequence ATCGACGGCCTGATGGACAAGTACATGGATGACATGGTGGACAGCCTCAAGTCCGCCATCACCCAGGCCGTGGAAAAGGAACTTTCGCGCTCGCTCACCCGGTCGCTTCTGCAGAGCGAATTCTACAAGCGCATAAGCGACGACATGCGCAACGGCCTGCAGTCCATCTACAAGGAGCTCTCCAACGCCCGCCAGGAGGAGTCCGGAACCGGCATCGTCAAGGAGAAGAAACGCGCCGACCAGCTCTTCAGCGAGGCCGCCGACCAGCTGGACAAGATCCTCTCCACCACCGAGCAGGCCACCGGCGAGATCATGGACATCGTGGAAAAGCACATGGATATGCAGTCCAAGTCCAACCAGATCCTGCACAGCCTGAAGTCCGGCGGCGTCACCAAGGAGCAGTTGGGCGACCTGCGCGAGATGAGCGATTCGCTCAACGCCGACCTCATGACCATCATGACCACCCTCTCCTTCCAGGACCTCACCGGCCAGCGCATCAAGCGCATCATCGGGGCCATCAAGAACGTGGAGGCCATCGTGCTGGACCTCTACCTCTCCACGGGGCTCAAGGTGAAGGCCCACGAGGAGGCTCCGGACATGGACCTGGACCAGATCGAAGCCGAGGCGGACAAGAAGGTCAACGAGCTGAAAGGCCCCCAGGTGGGGACCAGCCAGGCCAGCGTGGACGATTTGCTGGCGTCGCTTGGCATGTAG
- a CDS encoding CgeB family protein — MNRPLRVLVVLPLYGGSLPIGRYCARALAGLGHVAETFEAPDFFGAFSALKNLRVTTERLDYLEHAFLQVVAQAIMSKAETFQPDLVLAMAQAPLTRQVLKRLRQAGIPSVMWFVEDFRLFTYWESYAAQYDAFAVIQKEPLLSKLGEVGQKNGLYLPLAADPEFHKPLELTSAEKRVFGADVAFLGAGYPNRRAAFKELMGTGLKIWGSDWEGDEVLAQLVQRGGERISSEDSVKIFNATSVNLNLHSSVSAKELVSGGDFVNPRTFELAMCGAFQLVDERTLLPELFAPDELATFTSMEGLKDGVRRFLAAPEEREAYARRARERALKEHTYQARMKTLLAFLEERLDGWPAPREGQGALAALPEAYREEARGLLAGLGLTEDAPFKDLVWALRAKAGKLTPVETAILFLDEWQKQYGARAE, encoded by the coding sequence ATGAACCGTCCCCTGCGCGTGCTCGTGGTCCTGCCGCTCTACGGCGGCTCGCTGCCCATAGGCCGGTATTGCGCCCGGGCCCTGGCCGGGCTCGGCCACGTGGCCGAGACTTTCGAGGCCCCGGACTTTTTCGGCGCTTTCTCGGCGCTCAAGAATCTGCGCGTCACCACCGAGCGGTTGGACTACCTGGAGCACGCCTTTTTGCAGGTGGTGGCCCAGGCCATCATGAGCAAGGCCGAGACCTTCCAGCCCGATCTGGTGCTGGCCATGGCCCAGGCCCCCCTGACCCGGCAGGTGCTCAAGCGCCTCAGGCAGGCGGGCATCCCCTCGGTCATGTGGTTCGTGGAGGATTTCAGGCTCTTCACCTACTGGGAGAGCTACGCCGCCCAGTACGACGCCTTCGCCGTGATCCAGAAGGAGCCGCTGCTCTCCAAGCTCGGGGAGGTCGGCCAGAAGAACGGGCTGTATCTGCCGCTTGCAGCCGACCCTGAGTTCCACAAGCCCTTGGAGCTCACCTCGGCGGAAAAGCGCGTCTTCGGCGCGGACGTGGCCTTTTTGGGCGCGGGCTACCCCAACCGGCGGGCCGCCTTCAAGGAACTCATGGGCACTGGCCTTAAGATCTGGGGTTCGGACTGGGAGGGAGACGAGGTGCTGGCGCAGCTGGTGCAGCGCGGCGGCGAGCGCATATCCTCCGAGGACAGCGTGAAGATTTTCAACGCCACCAGCGTGAACCTGAACCTGCATTCGAGCGTTTCGGCCAAGGAGCTGGTGTCCGGCGGCGATTTCGTGAACCCCCGCACCTTCGAGCTGGCCATGTGCGGGGCCTTCCAGTTGGTGGACGAGCGGACGCTTCTGCCGGAGCTGTTCGCCCCGGACGAACTGGCCACGTTCACCTCCATGGAGGGGCTGAAGGACGGCGTGCGGCGCTTCCTTGCCGCTCCGGAGGAGCGCGAGGCGTACGCCCGCAGGGCCAGGGAGCGGGCGCTCAAGGAGCACACCTACCAGGCGCGCATGAAAACCCTGCTCGCCTTTCTGGAAGAGCGCCTGGATGGCTGGCCCGCGCCGCGGGAGGGCCAGGGAGCGCTTGCGGCCCTGCCCGAAGCCTACCGCGAAGAGGCCAGGGGGCTCCTGGCCGGGCTCGGACTCACCGAAGACGCGCCCTTCAAGGATCTGGTCTGGGCGTTACGGGCCAAGGCGGGCAAGCTGACGCCCGTGGAGACGGCGATTCTCTTTCTGGACGAGTGGCAGAAGCAGTACGGCGCCAGGGCGGAATGA
- a CDS encoding glycosyltransferase family 9 protein, with amino-acid sequence MKPVLVMQLARFGDLIQTKRLVRGLQAKGLGVHLLVDASLARLAALVYPGVTVHTVNSHSQPDPMALKSTLAALAEVRFHRVYNLNFAGMSLAVSALFDPDAVRGYRLDAGQPVRDPWAAMAFRWTKNRRQAAVNLADFWAGFSLPMADTAGVNPNAAPKGGGLGVAMAGRSARRSLPPEVLASVVQAMVPVAKTPKIYLLGTAAERACARELTVRLPARVAEMVVDLTGRTGWDELADVVSGLDRVLTPDTGIMHLAAHLGVPVTATFLSSAWCHETGPYGAGHTVWQAVLPCTPCLESAPCPCGQACLEPFKRREFLRLVAEKAKGDPPAGMIGFRTELDALGVVCKAFTGTDAGAAERARVRSFLCRHLGIEAGQTASPAPDLAERLVEEPDFMLDKPQGLREHL; translated from the coding sequence ATGAAGCCCGTCCTGGTCATGCAGCTGGCCCGCTTCGGGGACCTGATCCAGACCAAGCGCCTGGTCAGGGGCCTGCAGGCGAAAGGCCTGGGCGTCCACCTGCTGGTGGACGCATCCTTGGCCCGTCTTGCCGCCCTCGTCTATCCCGGGGTCACCGTCCATACGGTGAACTCCCATTCGCAGCCCGACCCCATGGCCCTGAAGTCCACCCTGGCCGCCCTCGCCGAGGTCCGGTTCCACCGGGTCTACAACCTCAATTTCGCGGGCATGAGCCTGGCGGTGAGCGCCCTGTTCGATCCGGACGCGGTGCGCGGCTACCGCCTGGACGCGGGACAGCCCGTGCGCGACCCCTGGGCGGCTATGGCCTTTCGCTGGACCAAGAACCGCAGGCAGGCGGCGGTCAACCTGGCCGACTTCTGGGCCGGATTCTCGCTGCCCATGGCCGACACCGCGGGTGTGAACCCCAACGCCGCGCCCAAGGGCGGCGGGCTCGGCGTGGCCATGGCCGGACGCAGCGCCCGGCGCTCGCTCCCCCCGGAGGTGCTGGCTTCCGTGGTGCAGGCCATGGTGCCGGTCGCGAAGACGCCGAAGATCTACCTTCTGGGCACGGCGGCGGAACGCGCCTGCGCCCGTGAGCTCACGGTGCGCCTTCCGGCCAGGGTGGCCGAGATGGTGGTGGACCTGACCGGCAGGACCGGCTGGGACGAGCTTGCCGACGTGGTGTCCGGCCTGGACCGCGTGCTCACCCCGGACACCGGCATCATGCACCTGGCCGCCCACCTGGGCGTGCCGGTGACGGCCACGTTCCTCTCCTCGGCCTGGTGCCACGAGACCGGCCCCTACGGCGCCGGACACACGGTCTGGCAGGCGGTGCTGCCCTGCACGCCGTGCCTGGAGTCCGCGCCGTGCCCCTGCGGGCAGGCCTGCCTGGAGCCGTTCAAGCGCCGCGAGTTCCTGCGCCTGGTGGCCGAAAAGGCCAAGGGCGATCCCCCGGCCGGGATGATCGGATTCCGCACGGAGCTGGACGCGCTGGGCGTAGTCTGCAAAGCCTTCACGGGAACCGACGCCGGGGCGGCCGAGCGCGCCCGGGTGCGCTCGTTCCTGTGCCGCCACCTGGGCATCGAGGCCGGTCAGACGGCCTCCCCTGCGCCGGACCTGGCCGAACGTCTGGTTGAAGAGCCCGATTTCATGCTGGATAAACCTCAAGGGTTGCGTGAACACCTATGA
- a CDS encoding precorrin-2 dehydrogenase/sirohydrochlorin ferrochelatase family protein: protein MRYYPLFADLTRKRCLVVGAGEVGRRKIGTLAACGASEVLVLDTRAPDADLQETLALPAVTFEQRSFEDSDLDGRFLVIASTSNEELNWRISRACESRGILCNIVDQPEKCSFIVPALFTQGDLTVAISTGGGSPALARKIRKGLGDFLGSEYGAVLTLMSRLRPQVLELGLGSPKNAVIFRGLLDSGLLEALESKDSAKAAELLAAHIPTELHSRIPEILDGLC from the coding sequence ATGCGATACTATCCCCTATTCGCGGACCTTACCCGCAAGCGCTGCCTCGTGGTCGGCGCTGGCGAGGTGGGCCGCCGCAAGATCGGCACCCTGGCCGCCTGCGGAGCCAGCGAAGTCCTGGTCCTGGACACCCGCGCCCCCGACGCCGACCTCCAGGAAACCCTGGCCCTGCCCGCCGTGACCTTCGAGCAGCGCTCCTTCGAGGACTCCGACCTGGACGGGCGTTTCCTGGTGATCGCCTCCACGTCCAACGAGGAGCTCAACTGGCGCATCAGCCGAGCCTGCGAGTCACGCGGCATCCTGTGCAACATCGTGGACCAGCCCGAGAAGTGCAGCTTCATCGTGCCGGCCCTGTTCACCCAGGGGGACCTCACCGTGGCCATCTCCACCGGCGGCGGCTCCCCGGCCCTGGCCCGCAAGATCCGCAAGGGCCTGGGCGATTTCCTGGGCTCGGAATACGGGGCGGTGCTTACGCTCATGAGCCGCCTGCGCCCCCAGGTGCTGGAGCTGGGCCTGGGTTCGCCCAAGAACGCCGTCATCTTCCGGGGGCTTCTGGACTCGGGGCTTCTGGAAGCCCTGGAGAGCAAGGATTCGGCCAAGGCGGCCGAGCTTCTGGCCGCGCACATCCCCACTGAACTGCATTCCCGCATCCCGGAGATTCTGGATGGGCTTTGCTGA
- the ccsA gene encoding cytochrome c biogenesis protein CcsA gives MGFAELILYFVLALYLVGSGGHICGILTRKERPRALGGVVSGAGFALHGLSLGIMLAQTPSLALASGEFYLSLFSWSLLLVLFILWVKLKLSFLGLIATPLALVILLGSQAVTAARLPLPPALAGLFFGLHIGTLFASMGLMAMACAAGIAYLKLEKRIKSKEKLTGVWASLPSLDKLDAANRLAVTVGFPLYTIGLVSGFLWAGITWKHFFSWDPKEVAAVFVWLLFAYLFHQRMALGWRGRKTAWLAIWVFGLCLASMLGINFFVKTHHSFA, from the coding sequence ATGGGCTTTGCTGAGCTGATCCTCTACTTCGTGCTCGCCCTGTACCTCGTGGGCAGCGGCGGGCACATCTGCGGCATCCTCACCCGCAAGGAGCGCCCCCGGGCCCTGGGCGGCGTGGTCTCGGGCGCGGGCTTCGCCCTGCACGGGCTTTCCCTGGGGATCATGCTGGCCCAGACCCCGTCGCTGGCCCTTGCCAGCGGCGAGTTCTACCTGAGCCTGTTCTCCTGGAGCCTCCTGCTGGTTCTCTTCATCCTGTGGGTGAAGCTCAAGCTCTCGTTCCTGGGGCTCATCGCCACGCCCCTGGCCCTGGTGATCCTTTTGGGCTCCCAGGCGGTCACGGCGGCCCGCCTTCCCCTGCCTCCGGCCCTTGCCGGGCTCTTCTTCGGGCTGCACATCGGCACGCTCTTCGCCTCCATGGGGCTCATGGCCATGGCCTGCGCGGCCGGCATCGCCTATCTCAAGCTGGAAAAACGCATCAAATCCAAGGAAAAACTCACCGGCGTCTGGGCGTCGCTGCCGTCGCTGGACAAGCTGGACGCGGCCAACCGCCTGGCGGTGACCGTGGGGTTCCCGCTCTACACCATCGGACTCGTCTCCGGATTCCTCTGGGCCGGGATCACCTGGAAGCACTTCTTCTCCTGGGATCCCAAGGAAGTGGCGGCGGTGTTCGTGTGGCTCCTTTTCGCCTACCTGTTCCACCAGCGCATGGCCCTGGGCTGGCGCGGCAGGAAGACGGCGTGGCTGGCCATCTGGGTTTTCGGGCTGTGCCTGGCCTCGATGCTCGGGATCAACTTCTTCGTCAAGACGCACCATAGTTTCGCCTGA
- the hemA gene encoding glutamyl-tRNA reductase → MQHDIHLFGLNHRTAGVEVRECFALSDQERFEECVLSLGRAVDEVMVLSTCNRVEILVVSPRGSGVSEKVLECWARASGRHSPDLAPHVYEHRGLEAVEHLFQVASGLDSMVLGEPQILGQLKQAYKASVDRGQAKVVVNRLLHKTFSVAKRVRTETGIGTSAVSISYAAVELAKRIFGDMADKKAMLIGAGEMAELAATHLVGAGVRSLCVVNRTLSRAEELAKRFKGKAYAFAELIDRLPEVDIVITSTGSTEPIIRARDIKDVLKKRKYRPMFFIDIAVPRDIDPDINSLDNIYLYDIDDLKEVVEENKAQRQTEAEKAREIVKSESIKFGHWLDSLDLQPTIVDLLSRGEALARKELKRTLKRLGPDCPDEVRLAMETLALAVARKLHHDPLVFLKRRAQEESGERFLDLARRMFNLDQDTVPPDAHQDRKPGSED, encoded by the coding sequence ATGCAGCACGACATCCATCTTTTCGGCCTGAACCACCGCACGGCCGGCGTCGAGGTGCGGGAATGCTTCGCCCTGTCCGACCAGGAGCGTTTCGAGGAGTGCGTTCTCTCCTTGGGGCGCGCCGTGGACGAGGTCATGGTGCTTTCCACCTGCAACCGCGTGGAGATACTGGTGGTTTCCCCACGCGGCTCGGGGGTTTCGGAAAAGGTTCTCGAATGCTGGGCGCGAGCCAGCGGCAGGCATTCGCCGGACCTGGCTCCCCACGTCTACGAACATCGCGGCCTGGAGGCCGTGGAGCACCTCTTCCAGGTGGCCTCGGGGCTGGACTCCATGGTGCTGGGCGAGCCGCAGATCCTGGGCCAGCTCAAGCAGGCGTACAAAGCCTCGGTGGACCGGGGCCAGGCCAAGGTGGTGGTCAACCGCCTGCTGCACAAGACATTTTCCGTGGCCAAGCGGGTGCGCACCGAGACCGGCATCGGCACCAGCGCCGTGTCCATCAGCTACGCCGCCGTGGAGCTGGCCAAGCGCATCTTCGGGGACATGGCCGACAAGAAGGCCATGCTCATAGGCGCAGGCGAGATGGCCGAGCTTGCCGCCACCCATCTGGTGGGCGCGGGCGTGCGTTCGCTGTGCGTGGTCAACCGCACCCTCTCGCGCGCCGAGGAGCTGGCCAAACGCTTCAAGGGCAAGGCCTACGCCTTCGCCGAGCTGATCGACCGGCTGCCCGAGGTGGACATCGTCATCACCTCCACCGGCTCCACCGAGCCCATCATCCGGGCGCGCGACATCAAGGACGTGCTGAAGAAGCGCAAGTACCGGCCCATGTTCTTCATCGACATCGCCGTGCCGCGCGACATCGACCCGGACATCAACAGCCTGGACAACATCTACCTCTACGACATCGACGACCTCAAGGAAGTGGTGGAGGAGAACAAGGCCCAGCGCCAGACCGAAGCCGAAAAGGCCCGGGAGATCGTCAAGAGCGAATCGATCAAATTCGGCCATTGGCTTGACTCGCTGGACCTGCAGCCCACCATCGTGGACCTTCTCTCGCGCGGCGAGGCGCTGGCCCGCAAGGAACTCAAGAGGACCCTCAAGCGCCTGGGGCCGGACTGTCCGGACGAGGTGCGGCTGGCCATGGAGACCCTGGCCCTGGCCGTGGCCCGCAAGCTCCACCACGATCCGCTGGTGTTCCTGAAGCGCCGCGCCCAGGAGGAATCCGGCGAGCGATTCCTGGACCTGGCCCGGCGCATGTTCAATCTCGACCAGGACACGGTGCCGCCAGACGCGCACCAGGACCGCAAACCAGGCTCGGAGGATTAG
- a CDS encoding bacteriohemerythrin, whose product MAKVQWSEELSVNIQEIDLQHRQLVALIAELETALAEGHGKDVLGGVIKELNAYVREHFTTEERLMRKYGFPGLPAHAAQHEAFIEKLLHVELDYLGGKADLPEDLFDYLMDWLKVHVTGFDQLYASYFLERGLV is encoded by the coding sequence ATGGCCAAAGTCCAGTGGTCCGAAGAGCTTTCCGTAAACATCCAGGAAATCGACCTGCAGCACCGCCAGCTGGTGGCGCTCATCGCGGAGCTGGAAACGGCCCTGGCCGAGGGCCACGGCAAGGACGTCCTCGGAGGGGTCATCAAGGAGCTCAACGCCTACGTGCGTGAGCATTTCACCACCGAAGAGCGCCTGATGCGCAAGTACGGCTTCCCCGGCCTTCCGGCCCACGCAGCGCAGCACGAGGCGTTCATCGAAAAGCTCCTCCACGTGGAGCTCGACTACCTGGGCGGCAAGGCCGACCTCCCCGAAGACCTCTTCGACTACCTCATGGACTGGCTCAAAGTGCACGTCACCGGCTTCGACCAGCTCTACGCCAGCTACTTCCTGGAGCGGGGCCTCGTCTGA
- the tilS gene encoding tRNA lysidine(34) synthetase TilS, whose product MSDLTPWGARLCLRTEAFIRELGPQGLEGGTLVLAVSGGLDSTAMAVIAKLLAPRLGVRLRAAHLDHLLRPESGGDALFCRSLCGELGIPLDDASRDVKALAADWKTGIEDAGRRARYAWLEEIRHNAGACAVSCAHHLDDLAADQLMRLIRGAGWPALGGMPAWDPRRHVLRPLLLTPKADLRRLLAESGLSWREDASNADHDFTRNRVRLNILPLMARENPDYLGSAAELWRQARMDENHWNEEVLKATPQAGGPGWSFLDDAILRASSQALRLRLYKRAVEALGPGQPLSAALHGLDEAWRNRATGKRFQFPGGKEAHVERGGIRFQPGPEPGVDTSGSGG is encoded by the coding sequence TTGAGTGACCTGACTCCCTGGGGGGCGCGTCTGTGCCTGCGCACGGAAGCCTTCATCAGGGAACTGGGCCCGCAGGGCCTGGAAGGCGGCACGCTCGTGCTGGCCGTATCTGGCGGCCTGGACTCCACGGCCATGGCCGTGATCGCAAAGCTTCTCGCCCCCCGCCTGGGCGTTCGCCTGCGGGCCGCGCACCTAGACCACCTGCTTCGTCCGGAATCAGGCGGCGACGCCCTCTTCTGCCGCTCCCTCTGCGGGGAGCTGGGCATCCCCCTGGACGATGCCTCCCGGGACGTGAAGGCCCTTGCCGCCGATTGGAAGACCGGCATCGAGGACGCGGGACGCCGGGCGCGCTACGCCTGGCTCGAGGAAATCCGCCATAACGCCGGGGCCTGCGCCGTGAGCTGCGCCCATCATCTGGACGACCTGGCCGCGGACCAGCTCATGCGCCTGATCCGGGGGGCCGGCTGGCCCGCCCTGGGCGGCATGCCCGCCTGGGACCCGCGCAGGCATGTGCTGCGCCCCCTGCTCCTCACCCCCAAGGCGGACCTGCGCCGCCTGCTGGCGGAGTCCGGCCTGTCCTGGCGCGAGGACGCGAGCAACGCAGACCACGACTTTACCCGCAACCGGGTGCGCCTGAACATCCTTCCGCTCATGGCTCGTGAAAATCCGGACTATCTCGGCAGCGCGGCCGAGCTCTGGAGGCAGGCCAGGATGGACGAAAACCACTGGAATGAAGAGGTGTTGAAGGCCACACCACAGGCTGGAGGCCCAGGTTGGAGCTTTCTGGACGACGCCATCCTGCGGGCATCGAGCCAGGCCCTGCGGCTGCGCCTCTACAAGCGGGCCGTGGAGGCCCTGGGCCCCGGGCAACCCCTCTCCGCCGCCCTGCACGGCCTGGACGAAGCCTGGCGCAACCGTGCGACAGGAAAGCGCTTTCAGTTTCCGGGCGGCAAAGAGGCCCATGTGGAACGCGGCGGCATCCGCTTCCAACCCGGACCGGAACCCGGCGTTGACACTTCGGGGTCCGGGGGGTAG
- a CDS encoding adenylate kinase yields the protein MNILIFGPNGSGKGTQGSLVKDKYNLAHIESGGIFREHIGGGTELGKKAKAYIDRGDLVPDDITIPMVLETLKSKGGSGWLLDGFPRSIVQAQKLWEALQAANVKLDYVIEILLPREVAKNRIMGRRLCKNDNNHPNNIFIDAIKPNGDKCRVCGGDLSARADDQDEGAIGKRHDIYYDTKTGTLAAAYFFKDLAAKGVSKYIELNGEGSIGDIKDKLLSQLA from the coding sequence GTGAATATCCTGATCTTCGGGCCCAACGGCAGCGGTAAGGGAACCCAGGGTTCCCTGGTGAAAGACAAGTACAACCTGGCTCACATCGAGTCCGGCGGCATCTTCCGCGAGCACATCGGCGGCGGCACCGAGCTGGGCAAGAAGGCCAAGGCGTACATCGACCGCGGCGACCTCGTGCCCGACGACATCACCATCCCCATGGTGCTTGAGACCCTGAAGTCCAAGGGCGGCAGCGGCTGGCTCCTCGACGGCTTCCCCCGCAGCATCGTGCAGGCCCAGAAGCTCTGGGAAGCCCTGCAGGCCGCGAACGTGAAGCTCGACTACGTCATCGAGATCCTGCTGCCCCGCGAAGTGGCCAAGAACCGCATCATGGGCCGCCGCCTCTGCAAGAACGACAACAACCACCCCAACAATATCTTCATCGACGCCATCAAGCCCAACGGCGACAAGTGCCGGGTCTGCGGCGGCGATCTCTCCGCCCGCGCCGACGACCAGGACGAGGGCGCCATCGGCAAGCGCCACGACATCTACTACGACACCAAGACCGGCACCCTGGCCGCCGCCTACTTCTTCAAGGACCTGGCAGCCAAGGGCGTGAGCAAGTACATTGAACTGAACGGCGAAGGCTCCATCGGGGACATCAAGGACAAGCTGCTCTCTCAGCTGGCCTAG